A window of Streptomyces marispadix contains these coding sequences:
- a CDS encoding carbohydrate ABC transporter permease, translating into MRSRPLIAFSFLLPAMLLLGALVIYPILYSIFRSTLDASGSSFIGLGNYVEVFTDDDILTAFKNNIIWVIVVPSVCTVLGLIFAVLTERVRWGTAFKLIIFMPMAISMLAAGIIFRLVYEQDPEQGVANAVWVGVHDTFTESSAWPGARPRPNAGLAKSGKGDYTTKSAVSASDPANLGLVGVPPKDVAGAAPAKTAKPGKAGEVTGTVWLDFAPGGAGKPDVIDQKEKALAGIKVEAVKGGKVVGKAETAKDGTFSLPSKADGAKIRLPAANFAAPYNGIDWLGSTLVTPSIIGSYVWMWAGFAMVLIAAGLAGVPRELLEAARVDGANEWQVFRKITVPVLAPVLGVVVVTLMINVLKIFDLVYIIAPSASQSEANVLALQLYLSSFGAGSNQGIGSAIAVILLLLVLPVMVVNIRRLRRETRR; encoded by the coding sequence ATGCGTTCGCGCCCCCTGATCGCCTTCTCGTTCCTGCTGCCGGCGATGCTGCTGCTGGGCGCCCTGGTGATCTATCCGATCCTGTACTCGATCTTCCGCAGCACCCTCGACGCCTCGGGGTCGAGCTTCATCGGGCTCGGCAACTACGTCGAGGTCTTCACGGACGACGACATCCTGACGGCGTTCAAGAACAACATCATCTGGGTCATCGTCGTCCCGTCGGTGTGTACGGTCCTGGGTCTGATCTTCGCCGTACTGACCGAACGGGTGCGCTGGGGCACGGCGTTCAAGCTCATCATCTTCATGCCGATGGCGATCTCCATGCTCGCCGCGGGCATCATCTTCCGCCTCGTCTACGAGCAGGACCCCGAGCAGGGCGTCGCCAACGCCGTCTGGGTGGGCGTGCACGACACCTTCACCGAGTCCTCCGCGTGGCCCGGCGCGCGTCCCCGGCCCAACGCCGGCCTCGCCAAGTCCGGCAAGGGCGACTACACCACCAAGTCGGCCGTCTCCGCGTCGGATCCGGCCAACCTCGGGCTCGTCGGCGTACCGCCGAAGGACGTCGCTGGTGCCGCTCCCGCCAAGACGGCGAAGCCCGGCAAGGCCGGCGAGGTCACCGGAACGGTGTGGCTGGACTTCGCGCCCGGCGGCGCCGGAAAGCCCGACGTCATCGACCAGAAGGAGAAGGCCCTCGCGGGCATCAAGGTCGAGGCGGTCAAGGGAGGCAAGGTAGTCGGCAAGGCCGAGACCGCCAAGGACGGCACGTTCTCGCTGCCGTCCAAGGCCGACGGGGCCAAGATCCGCCTGCCCGCGGCGAATTTCGCCGCGCCCTACAACGGCATCGACTGGCTCGGGTCGACCCTCGTCACACCGTCCATCATCGGCTCGTACGTATGGATGTGGGCGGGCTTCGCGATGGTGCTGATCGCGGCGGGACTCGCGGGCGTGCCACGTGAACTCCTCGAAGCCGCAAGGGTCGACGGCGCCAACGAGTGGCAGGTGTTCCGCAAGATCACGGTGCCGGTGCTGGCTCCCGTACTGGGAGTCGTGGTCGTCACACTGATGATCAACGTGCTGAAGATCTTCGACCTCGTCTACATCATCGCGCCCAGCGCGAGCCAGAGCGAAGCCAACGTGCTCGCCCTCCAGCTGTATCTGTCGTCCTTCGGCGCCGGTTCGAACCAGGGCATCGGCAGCGCGATCGCTGTCATCCTGCTGCTGCTCGTCCTGCCGGTGATGGTCGTCAACATCCGTCGCCTGCGAAGGGAGACCCGCCGATGA
- a CDS encoding ABC transporter substrate-binding protein: MAVCAVAALSLTAACGGGSDDKGESGGSSQADKSTVKLPKLKGEKLQVAAVWTGDEGKNFGKVIEAFEKRTGAQVEVTPTGDNVATYLGSKIEGGSPPDVAMLPQVGVLNQFAEKGWLKPLDQATKDQLSKNFSKGWQDLGANKGKQYGVYFKAASKSLIWYNAGAYKNAGVSEAKTWQDFVKNAQTIADSGVEPVSVGGADGWVLTDWFENIYLSQAGQEKYDKLAKHEIKWTDPSVKKALTTLAELFGKKELLAGGNKGALQTDFPKSVTQAFDSTDAPSAASVFEGDFVGINVANDTKAKIGKDAKVYPFPSVGGKAPVVTGGDAAVALKDSKAAHALLTFLASPEAAAVWAQEGGFVSPNKNLDGKAYPNDVQREIGKALVSAGDDFRFDMSDQAPAAFGGTKGKGEWKALQDFLKNPKDVAGTQSALEAAATKAYKD; this comes from the coding sequence GTGGCGGTGTGCGCCGTCGCGGCCCTGTCGCTGACGGCCGCCTGCGGCGGAGGAAGCGACGACAAGGGGGAGTCAGGCGGCTCGTCCCAGGCGGACAAGTCCACCGTGAAGCTGCCCAAGCTCAAGGGCGAGAAGCTTCAGGTCGCCGCGGTCTGGACGGGCGACGAAGGCAAGAACTTCGGGAAGGTCATCGAGGCGTTCGAGAAGCGCACCGGTGCCCAGGTCGAAGTCACGCCCACGGGCGACAATGTGGCGACGTACCTCGGCTCGAAGATCGAGGGCGGTTCGCCGCCCGACGTCGCGATGCTGCCTCAGGTCGGCGTGCTGAACCAGTTCGCAGAGAAGGGCTGGCTCAAGCCCCTCGACCAGGCCACCAAGGACCAGCTCAGCAAGAACTTCTCCAAGGGCTGGCAGGACTTGGGCGCCAACAAGGGCAAGCAGTACGGCGTCTACTTCAAGGCCGCCAGCAAGTCGCTGATCTGGTACAACGCCGGCGCGTACAAGAACGCGGGCGTCAGCGAGGCGAAGACCTGGCAGGACTTCGTCAAGAACGCCCAGACGATCGCCGATTCCGGTGTCGAGCCGGTGTCCGTCGGCGGCGCCGACGGCTGGGTGCTCACCGACTGGTTCGAGAACATCTACCTCTCGCAGGCGGGCCAGGAGAAGTACGACAAGCTCGCCAAGCATGAGATCAAGTGGACCGATCCCTCGGTGAAGAAGGCGCTGACCACTCTCGCCGAGCTGTTCGGGAAGAAGGAGCTGCTCGCCGGCGGCAACAAGGGCGCGCTTCAGACCGACTTCCCCAAGTCCGTTACGCAGGCGTTCGACTCCACCGACGCCCCGAGCGCCGCGAGCGTCTTCGAGGGCGACTTCGTCGGCATCAACGTCGCCAACGACACCAAGGCGAAGATCGGCAAGGACGCGAAGGTCTACCCGTTCCCGTCGGTCGGCGGCAAGGCGCCGGTGGTCACCGGCGGCGACGCGGCCGTGGCGCTGAAGGACAGCAAGGCCGCCCACGCCCTGCTGACGTTCCTCGCCAGCCCGGAGGCCGCAGCGGTCTGGGCCCAGGAGGGCGGTTTCGTCTCGCCGAACAAGAACCTCGACGGCAAGGCGTACCCGAACGACGTCCAGCGTGAGATCGGCAAGGCGCTGGTCTCGGCGGGCGACGACTTCCGCTTCGACATGTCCGACCAGGCCCCCGCAGCGTTCGGAGGCACCAAGGGCAAGGGCGAGTGGAAGGCCCTCCAGGACTTCCTGAAGAACCCGAAGGACGTGGCAGGCACCCAGAGCGCCCTTGAGGCCGCGGCCACCAAGGCGTACAAGGACTGA
- a CDS encoding serine/threonine-protein kinase, which translates to MRPVGSKYLLEEPLGRGATGTVWRARQNQTAGAEAAVPGQPGETVAIKVLKEELANDPDVVMRFLRERSVLLRLQHHNIVRTRDLVVEGDLLALVMDLVQGPDLHRYLRENGPFSPVAAALVTAQVADALAASHADGIVHRDLKPANVLLAEGPEGMRPMLTDFGIARLADSPGLTRTQEFVGTPAYVAPESAEGRPQTSAVDIYGAGILLYELATGQPPFTGGSALEMIHRHLGEEPARPPSMPDPLWTVTERCLRKRPDERPSAVSLANALRTVASGISAQATPEQAAAAMGVAGLLAPDPAPASVPESGQGGGAAAAAGGAVAGAAAGAAAGAAAGNADPTQVLPNSPPAQNQQGQGGGFDPNAPTSYLPQSQGSGQGQGGPSGSGQGPNADPTQVMPPVPGAPPPPAHSPDAGQPDGPHPWESQMRAARDRNEQTQVQPLDPSMDPLRRRPQRQAPPQQPPPARRRPSQQEYYGQQQRRPAQPPPQRYEPEPPPRREPRPRREPRQRSANPMHIPGLGCLKGCLFMILLLVVAAVLVWNLTPLPTWWEQGKSFWESVQNLFDEIGNLIDSAPK; encoded by the coding sequence GTGCGGCCGGTAGGCAGCAAGTACCTGCTCGAGGAACCGCTGGGCCGCGGCGCCACGGGCACCGTGTGGCGGGCGAGGCAGAACCAGACGGCCGGCGCCGAGGCGGCCGTGCCGGGCCAGCCCGGCGAGACGGTGGCGATCAAGGTCCTCAAGGAGGAGCTGGCCAACGACCCCGATGTGGTCATGCGCTTCCTGCGGGAGCGCTCCGTCCTGCTCCGCCTCCAGCACCACAACATCGTCCGTACGCGCGACCTCGTCGTCGAGGGCGACCTCCTCGCCCTCGTGATGGACCTGGTCCAGGGGCCGGACCTGCACCGCTATCTGCGGGAGAACGGCCCGTTCTCGCCGGTGGCCGCCGCGCTGGTGACCGCGCAGGTCGCCGACGCGCTCGCCGCGAGCCACGCGGACGGCATCGTCCACCGCGACCTCAAGCCCGCCAACGTGCTGCTGGCCGAGGGCCCCGAGGGCATGCGCCCGATGCTCACCGACTTCGGCATCGCGCGGCTCGCCGATTCGCCGGGCCTGACCCGTACCCAGGAATTCGTCGGCACCCCCGCCTATGTGGCGCCCGAGTCGGCCGAGGGCCGCCCGCAGACGTCCGCCGTGGACATCTACGGCGCGGGCATCCTGCTCTACGAACTGGCCACCGGGCAGCCGCCGTTCACGGGCGGCTCCGCCCTGGAGATGATCCACCGCCACCTCGGGGAGGAGCCGGCGCGTCCGCCGAGCATGCCCGACCCGCTGTGGACGGTCACCGAGCGGTGCCTGCGCAAGCGCCCCGATGAGCGGCCCAGCGCGGTCAGCCTCGCGAACGCGCTGCGCACCGTCGCCTCCGGCATCAGCGCACAGGCCACGCCCGAGCAGGCAGCGGCGGCGATGGGAGTCGCCGGGCTGCTCGCGCCCGACCCCGCTCCGGCGTCGGTGCCCGAGTCCGGCCAGGGCGGCGGAGCCGCAGCGGCGGCAGGCGGAGCCGTGGCGGGTGCTGCCGCCGGTGCCGCGGCGGGTGCCGCGGCGGGCAACGCCGACCCCACACAGGTGCTGCCGAACTCGCCGCCCGCACAGAACCAGCAGGGCCAGGGCGGCGGCTTCGACCCGAACGCGCCCACCAGCTATCTGCCGCAGTCGCAAGGCAGCGGTCAGGGCCAGGGCGGACCCTCGGGCTCCGGCCAGGGCCCCAATGCCGACCCGACACAGGTCATGCCCCCCGTCCCCGGAGCGCCGCCACCGCCCGCGCACTCGCCGGACGCCGGTCAGCCCGACGGCCCGCACCCCTGGGAAAGCCAGATGCGCGCCGCCCGCGACCGCAACGAGCAGACGCAGGTCCAGCCGCTCGACCCGAGCATGGACCCGCTGCGCCGCCGCCCGCAGCGCCAGGCGCCTCCGCAGCAGCCGCCGCCCGCGCGGCGCCGCCCGTCCCAGCAGGAGTACTACGGGCAGCAGCAGCGCCGTCCCGCGCAGCCGCCTCCGCAGCGCTACGAGCCCGAGCCGCCGCCCCGCCGCGAGCCGCGCCCCCGGCGCGAGCCGAGGCAGCGCAGTGCGAATCCGATGCACATTCCCGGCCTCGGATGTCTCAAGGGCTGTCTGTTCATGATCCTGCTTCTGGTGGTGGCGGCAGTACTGGTGTGGAATCTCACGCCGCTTCCCACGTGGTGGGAGCAGGGCAAGAGTTTCTGGGAGTCGGTGCAGAACCTGTTCGACGAGATCGGGAATCTGATCGACAGCGCTCCCAAATAG
- a CDS encoding class I SAM-dependent methyltransferase → MTSPSTPAASTPATSTPATSTSRTEAGDARDGASPDEEARQTPPPRPRSFREVRGWFYNTDIVLFDWLLSRQQRLQQHGDLLEMGAYLGKSAIMLRSYLREDETFTVCDLFGSEAPTESNEREMRGSYSTLTRRGFEANFLSFHDELPRVLHAPTSVVPGEVAPGSCRFVHVDASHLYEHVRPDIAAARGTLTDDGIVVLDDYRSSHTPGVACATWQAVLEDGLRPVCVSAQKFYGTWGDPAAVQQELHDALRKRGDCWLQWQDVAGHRLLLVGADKAETPALPRSRHAKSRAGARDSEGDGARRGRGAALSALSRRAAREVLPPVISRRLARALRGDRDG, encoded by the coding sequence ATGACCTCCCCCTCAACCCCCGCCGCCTCGACCCCCGCTACTTCAACCCCTGCCACGTCCACGAGCCGGACCGAGGCCGGCGACGCCCGGGACGGTGCCTCGCCGGACGAGGAAGCCCGGCAGACCCCGCCGCCCAGGCCGCGTTCGTTCCGCGAAGTGCGCGGATGGTTCTACAACACCGACATCGTGCTCTTCGACTGGCTGCTGTCGCGGCAGCAGCGGCTACAGCAGCACGGCGACCTGCTGGAGATGGGCGCCTATCTCGGCAAGAGCGCCATCATGCTGCGGTCGTATCTCCGCGAGGACGAGACGTTCACCGTGTGCGACCTCTTCGGCTCCGAGGCGCCGACCGAGAGCAACGAACGCGAGATGCGCGGCTCGTACTCGACGCTGACCCGGCGCGGCTTCGAGGCGAACTTCCTCTCCTTCCACGACGAGCTGCCGCGTGTGCTGCACGCGCCGACCTCCGTCGTACCCGGCGAAGTCGCGCCCGGGAGCTGCCGGTTCGTACATGTCGACGCCTCGCATCTCTACGAGCATGTACGTCCCGACATCGCAGCCGCACGGGGGACGCTGACCGACGACGGCATCGTCGTACTCGACGACTACCGCTCCTCCCACACCCCCGGGGTGGCCTGTGCGACCTGGCAGGCGGTGCTGGAGGACGGGCTGCGGCCGGTGTGCGTCAGCGCCCAGAAGTTCTACGGCACTTGGGGCGATCCCGCCGCCGTACAGCAGGAGCTGCACGACGCGCTGCGCAAGCGCGGCGACTGCTGGCTCCAGTGGCAGGACGTCGCGGGGCACCGGCTGCTGCTGGTGGGCGCCGACAAGGCCGAGACGCCTGCGCTGCCGCGCTCCAGGCATGCGAAATCCCGGGCCGGAGCCCGGGATTCCGAAGGGGACGGCGCCCGGCGCGGCAGGGGCGCGGCGCTGTCCGCGCTCTCCCGCCGTGCCGCACGAGAGGTGCTGCCGCCCGTGATCTCCCGCCGTCTGGCCCGTGCGCTGCGAGGCGACCGGGACGGGTGA
- a CDS encoding carbohydrate ABC transporter permease: MSAVSAAQPEPTATVEPVTTPTPSGEKKASVASRLVTLTGHWAVRLGLVVVALVWLMPTVGLLSSSLRSPEDIGVSGWWSIFDFNSSFPWVIDAGQFTGANYESLLSNELVTGSLFTTLLITIPSTLTVVVIGALAGYAFAWLEFPGRDWCFLIVVGLLVVPVQVALIPVAKLFNTLGLFETTAGVVIFHTAFGLPFAVFLLRNFFAEIPRELLEAARLDGAGEVRLFTRVVMPLGGPAIASLGIFQFLWVWNDMLVALIFADSSNPPITVALQQQVRQFGNNIDVLAPGAFVSMIVPLIVFFAFQRQFVSGMMAGAVK, from the coding sequence ATGAGCGCCGTCAGCGCGGCCCAGCCCGAACCGACCGCCACCGTCGAACCGGTGACGACGCCGACGCCCTCCGGGGAGAAGAAGGCCTCGGTCGCCTCCCGGCTGGTCACCCTCACCGGACACTGGGCCGTACGTCTCGGTCTCGTCGTCGTGGCGCTGGTGTGGCTGATGCCCACCGTGGGTCTGCTGAGCTCCTCGCTCCGCAGCCCCGAGGACATCGGCGTCTCCGGCTGGTGGAGCATCTTCGACTTCAACTCCAGCTTCCCGTGGGTGATCGACGCGGGGCAGTTCACCGGCGCGAACTACGAATCGCTGCTCTCCAACGAGCTGGTGACGGGCTCGCTCTTCACCACGCTGCTGATCACCATTCCCTCCACCCTGACCGTCGTGGTCATCGGTGCGCTGGCGGGATACGCCTTCGCGTGGCTGGAGTTCCCCGGCCGCGACTGGTGCTTCCTGATCGTCGTGGGACTGCTGGTGGTGCCGGTGCAGGTGGCCCTCATTCCGGTCGCCAAGCTCTTCAACACCCTGGGGCTGTTCGAGACGACGGCCGGTGTCGTCATCTTCCACACGGCCTTCGGTCTGCCCTTCGCGGTCTTCCTCCTGCGCAACTTCTTCGCGGAGATCCCCCGCGAACTGCTGGAGGCGGCCCGTCTCGACGGTGCGGGCGAGGTACGGCTCTTCACCCGCGTGGTGATGCCGCTGGGCGGCCCGGCCATCGCGTCGCTGGGCATCTTCCAGTTCCTGTGGGTGTGGAACGACATGCTCGTAGCGCTGATCTTCGCGGACTCCAGCAATCCGCCGATCACGGTGGCCCTGCAGCAGCAGGTACGCCAGTTCGGCAACAACATCGACGTGCTGGCGCCCGGCGCCTTCGTATCGATGATCGTCCCGCTGATCGTCTTCTTCGCCTTCCAGCGCCAGTTCGTCTCGGGAATGATGGCGGGCGCGGTGAAGTAG
- a CDS encoding FHA domain-containing protein, translated as MQIRLTVTLGPRGSGQGAGGAASAPSGGSACDVLVTAPSGTPLSAVTGGLVSTAAAAVSGAGPGASSGAGGPGHGGDSSADSTAAVYAGTERLDPHRQLLGEPPLLDGAVVSLHGPSLPVQAPALAAYGSAKARLHVISGPDAGGIHLLQGGKVCLGRSAEADVPLDDPDVSRLHCAVTVSDGGAVTVADLGSTNGTSLDGAPVGGQPVLFRPGSTLRVGESALRVETSAPDGPADAEGSSGMLSAGQGSGAVPGAGSLPLSLPTEPDGHGQLRLVCPRGGGWTRGPEAGERPYDRHQGRRAGAVGAQGAGAGGEGPGPAPGGASRGASRAGSHSQARAADSAHGYAPGGPFPDGGTTHGSGIAQHARYAQQFTPGEAADGGGPAASAGHGAHGSATGHGPSGAADAGRPRARGLGAWARRFAGGQQGEDQAAPPMGAGSAGARPGATGTGPAGSAPGGADSASAAAEDAHRPDPATILLTALGPGPRLWEREPDHPEAMTVRIGTAHRSHGGRGAPVTVDLREAGALGLAGPRPRLTGLARSVLAQLAALHGPSSLEMVLIAADRSYDTEDRVRDWSWTGWLPHLRPAHGQDCRLLTAYDRDQAAARVAELTHRLDELRQHPGQAPSAGAGVGTGGPTGHVSGPYTLVVVDGDPGSAALRDAVARLAAEGPGAGIHVLCLAETPAATPSSPVSETVRAAYETSAAFRECGALALLSGAVATAVRVVWREGAPGDGASRENSASGGPYVPGAPTASGTPGTVCTLDAVSAAWAERFARAMAPLREPEGAQARAGAAARSVVTLPRSSRLLDELGLARATPAALLARWADPDGQAAEPGSRAAGPGGASGAAGTTGAAGSVGTQAGAGAASSGGAAHAGGRATLVFGAGPRGSLKAELGVTRGHALITGPPGSGKTELLRSLAASLSVGSPPDRLQLLLVDGDGATGDGLHTCLELPHARRHLAANDPVRMRDFAQALSGELKRRAELIGADGTYEGFARRLARTGPRLAAQQRRREEASAAADTATVSEARADTRTEARAEARTEASAEQPRTEPRSDPEAHGTLRLRTQTGPSAGAAPGTVGGVTASGSADVAPDGTGDATTSTASGATVQHLDAHATALPRIVILVDDFDTLADPSLGNPGRPAAGSVMRALEGVARDGARLGVHLVAASGRPERTVGTGLAQAAALRAELSRHSGPDASGGESTVPGRGTLIEADGTVTAFQAGRITGRIPRTATQRPTVVPLDWTRAGDPPTRRPVRELGNGPTDLALLASAVGRAAQSLGLERQESGTATANRSRSGQDEVLES; from the coding sequence ATGCAGATCCGGCTGACTGTCACCCTCGGGCCGCGCGGAAGCGGCCAGGGTGCGGGGGGCGCGGCGAGCGCGCCGAGCGGAGGATCGGCGTGCGACGTGCTGGTCACGGCCCCGTCCGGCACGCCGCTGTCCGCGGTGACCGGCGGGCTGGTGTCCACGGCGGCCGCGGCGGTGAGCGGCGCGGGGCCCGGTGCTTCCTCCGGTGCGGGCGGCCCCGGCCACGGCGGCGACTCCTCGGCGGACTCCACGGCGGCGGTCTACGCCGGTACGGAACGGCTCGATCCGCACCGTCAGTTGCTCGGCGAGCCGCCGCTGCTGGACGGCGCGGTCGTCTCGCTGCACGGACCGTCCCTTCCCGTACAGGCTCCGGCTCTGGCGGCGTACGGCTCGGCGAAGGCACGGCTGCATGTGATCTCGGGCCCGGACGCAGGCGGCATACATCTTCTGCAAGGCGGCAAGGTCTGCCTCGGCCGCTCCGCGGAGGCGGACGTACCGCTCGACGACCCGGACGTCTCACGGCTGCACTGCGCGGTGACGGTCTCCGACGGCGGTGCCGTCACGGTCGCCGATCTGGGCTCCACCAACGGCACTTCGCTGGACGGCGCCCCAGTGGGAGGGCAGCCGGTGCTCTTCCGTCCCGGGTCGACGCTGCGGGTCGGTGAGTCGGCGCTGCGGGTCGAGACGTCCGCGCCGGACGGCCCGGCGGACGCGGAGGGCTCTTCCGGGATGCTCTCCGCGGGGCAGGGCTCCGGGGCGGTGCCTGGCGCCGGGTCGCTGCCGCTGTCCCTGCCGACCGAGCCGGACGGGCATGGGCAGTTGCGGCTGGTGTGCCCCCGTGGCGGGGGGTGGACGCGCGGCCCGGAGGCCGGTGAGCGTCCATACGACCGGCACCAGGGGCGCCGGGCCGGTGCCGTGGGCGCACAGGGTGCGGGAGCGGGCGGTGAGGGCCCGGGCCCTGCGCCGGGCGGTGCGTCGCGCGGCGCCTCCCGTGCCGGGTCCCACTCGCAGGCACGCGCCGCGGACAGCGCGCATGGATACGCACCGGGAGGCCCGTTCCCGGACGGCGGCACCACACATGGCTCGGGCATCGCCCAACACGCACGCTACGCACAGCAGTTCACGCCGGGCGAGGCGGCGGACGGGGGCGGCCCGGCAGCTTCCGCAGGACACGGCGCGCACGGCTCGGCCACCGGGCACGGCCCGTCCGGCGCCGCCGACGCCGGGCGGCCCCGCGCCCGGGGGCTGGGCGCCTGGGCGCGGCGCTTCGCCGGCGGCCAGCAGGGCGAGGACCAGGCGGCGCCGCCCATGGGCGCGGGAAGCGCGGGCGCACGGCCCGGCGCCACGGGCACCGGCCCGGCGGGTTCGGCCCCCGGCGGCGCGGACTCCGCGAGTGCCGCCGCCGAGGACGCTCACCGTCCCGATCCCGCCACGATCCTGCTCACGGCGCTCGGCCCCGGCCCCCGGCTGTGGGAGCGCGAGCCGGACCATCCCGAGGCCATGACCGTCCGTATCGGCACGGCACATCGCAGCCACGGCGGCCGTGGCGCCCCGGTCACCGTCGATCTGCGTGAGGCCGGTGCGCTGGGGCTGGCGGGGCCGCGTCCGCGACTTACGGGCCTGGCCCGTTCGGTGCTGGCGCAGCTCGCCGCGCTGCACGGGCCGAGCAGCCTGGAGATGGTGCTGATCGCGGCGGACCGTTCCTACGACACCGAGGACCGCGTCCGCGACTGGTCGTGGACGGGGTGGCTGCCTCATCTGCGTCCGGCTCACGGCCAGGACTGCCGCCTGCTGACGGCCTACGACCGCGACCAGGCGGCGGCGCGCGTCGCCGAACTCACCCACCGGCTGGACGAGTTGCGGCAGCACCCCGGCCAGGCGCCCTCGGCGGGTGCGGGCGTCGGCACCGGCGGACCGACGGGGCACGTTTCCGGTCCGTACACGCTGGTCGTCGTCGACGGCGACCCCGGATCGGCCGCGCTGCGGGACGCGGTGGCGCGGCTCGCGGCGGAGGGCCCCGGCGCCGGTATCCATGTGCTCTGCCTCGCGGAGACGCCCGCGGCGACTCCCTCCTCGCCCGTCTCGGAGACGGTGCGGGCGGCTTATGAGACGTCTGCCGCGTTCCGTGAGTGCGGCGCGCTGGCGCTGCTGAGCGGTGCCGTGGCCACGGCGGTGCGGGTGGTGTGGCGCGAGGGCGCCCCTGGTGACGGCGCCTCGCGTGAGAACTCCGCGTCCGGCGGGCCGTACGTGCCCGGTGCGCCCACGGCCTCCGGCACGCCCGGCACGGTCTGCACCCTCGACGCAGTCTCCGCGGCATGGGCCGAACGCTTCGCGCGTGCCATGGCTCCGCTGCGTGAGCCGGAGGGCGCTCAGGCCCGTGCGGGCGCGGCGGCACGGTCCGTGGTGACGCTGCCGCGCAGCTCCCGTCTCCTCGACGAGCTCGGCCTCGCCCGCGCCACTCCCGCCGCGCTGCTCGCCCGCTGGGCGGATCCGGACGGCCAGGCGGCGGAGCCGGGCAGCCGGGCGGCGGGCCCCGGCGGGGCGAGCGGCGCGGCGGGAACTACGGGCGCAGCGGGCTCGGTTGGCACGCAGGCCGGAGCCGGAGCGGCAAGCTCGGGCGGAGCGGCGCACGCGGGCGGACGTGCCACCCTCGTCTTCGGCGCCGGGCCACGCGGCTCTCTCAAGGCCGAGTTGGGCGTCACCCGCGGGCATGCGCTGATCACGGGGCCGCCGGGTTCCGGCAAGACGGAGCTGCTGCGTTCGCTGGCCGCGTCCCTCTCCGTGGGCAGCCCGCCCGACCGGCTACAGCTCCTGCTGGTCGACGGCGACGGCGCCACCGGCGACGGCCTGCACACCTGCCTCGAACTGCCGCACGCCCGGCGGCATCTCGCGGCCAACGACCCGGTCCGCATGAGGGACTTCGCCCAGGCACTCAGCGGTGAGCTGAAGCGCCGAGCCGAACTGATCGGCGCCGACGGCACCTACGAGGGCTTCGCGCGCCGACTCGCCCGTACGGGGCCCCGGTTGGCCGCGCAGCAGCGCCGCCGCGAGGAGGCGTCCGCGGCGGCGGACACGGCCACCGTGAGCGAGGCCCGCGCCGACACCCGTACGGAAGCCCGCGCGGAGGCCCGTACCGAGGCATCCGCGGAGCAGCCGCGCACCGAGCCGCGAAGCGACCCCGAAGCACACGGCACGCTCCGCCTCCGTACCCAGACCGGTCCCTCGGCGGGAGCGGCCCCGGGCACGGTCGGCGGCGTCACCGCCAGCGGCTCCGCGGACGTCGCCCCGGACGGCACGGGCGACGCCACGACCAGCACCGCGAGCGGCGCAACCGTTCAACACTTGGACGCACACGCGACGGCCCTCCCCCGAATCGTCATCCTCGTCGACGACTTCGACACACTCGCCGACCCGTCTCTCGGCAACCCGGGCCGCCCCGCGGCGGGTTCGGTCATGCGTGCCCTGGAGGGCGTCGCGAGGGACGGAGCGCGCCTCGGCGTGCACCTCGTGGCGGCGAGCGGCCGGCCCGAACGCACCGTAGGCACGGGCCTCGCCCAGGCCGCCGCGCTGCGCGCCGAACTGTCCCGGCACAGCGGCCCGGACGCGTCCGGCGGGGAGAGCACGGTTCCCGGCCGCGGCACGCTCATCGAGGCGGACGGCACGGTCACGGCCTTCCAGGCGGGCCGCATCACGGGACGGATCCCCCGCACCGCGACGCAGCGCCCGACGGTCGTCCCGCTGGACTGGACGCGCGCGGGCGACCCGCCGACTCGGCGCCCCGTGAGGGAACTCGGAAACGGTCCGACCGATCTCGCCCTGCTGGCAAGCGCGGTGGGACGCGCCGCGCAGTCCCTCGGGCTGGAACGACAGGAATCGGGCACCGCTACTGCGAACAGATCACGGAGTGGTCAAGATGAGGTTCTTGAAAGCTGA